The following coding sequences lie in one Fusarium poae strain DAOMC 252244 chromosome 1, whole genome shotgun sequence genomic window:
- a CDS encoding hypothetical protein (TransMembrane:2 (i20-43o402-425i)~BUSCO:23466at5125): protein MPPKSRFTRLDAFTKTVDEARIRTTSGGIVTIVSLLVVLFLSWGEWAEYRRIDIHPELIVDKGRGERMEIHLNITFPKMPCELLTLDVMDVSGEQQHGVMHGVNKVRLQPQSKGGAVIDTKSLSLHDDAAHHLDPSYCGGCYGAQPPANAQKAGCCQTCDEVREAYAQASWAFGRGEGVEQCEREHYGEKLDAQREEGCRIEGGLRVNKVIGNFHFAPGRSFSSGNMHVHDLKNYWDVPKGFSHDFTHHVHSLRFGPQLPDHIARKVGHKNTLWTNHHQNPLDDTKQETHDPNYNFMYFVKIVPTSYLPLGWDNKGIKIAGLLQEDNAGLGAYGYSDDGSVETHQYSVTSHRRSLAGGNDAAEGHAERQHTSGGIPGVFFSYDISPMKVVNREEKAKTFSGFLAGLCAIVGGTLTVAAAVDRGLFEGAARLKKMRSKDM from the exons ATGCCTCCGAAATCGAGATTTACAAGGCTTGATGCCTTTACCAAGACAGTCGATGAAGCGCGAATTCGAACGACCAGTGGTGGTATCGTCACGATTGTGTCGCTGCTGGTCGTCCTCTTCCTGTCTTGGGGTGAATGGGCAGAGTACCGTCGAATCGATATACATCCCGAGTTGATTGTGGACAAGGGAAGAG GCGAGCGCATGGAGATTCACCTCAACATCACCTTTCCCAAGATGCCCTGCGAACTATTGACGCTTGATGTCATGGATGTATCTGGCGAGCAACAGCACGGTGTTATGCATGGTGTCAACAAAGTTCGTCTCCAGCCCCAGAGCAAGGGTGGCGCCGTTATCGATACCAAGTCTCTCTCACTTCACGATGATGCCGCCCATCACCTCGACCCCTCATACTGTGGTGGCTGCTACGGTGCTCAACCCCCTGCCAACGCTCAAAAGGCAGGCTGTTGTCAGACTTGTGACGAAGTCCGTGAAGCCTATGCCCAGGCTTCGTGGGCCTTTGGTCGCGGCGAAGGCGTTGAGCAGTGTGAGCGTGAGCACTATGGCGAGAAGTTGGATGCGCAACGTGAGGAGGGCTGCCGCATTGAGGGAGGTCTACGTGTGAACAAGGTCATTGGTAACTTTCATTTCGCTCCCGGACGAAGTTTCAGCAGCGGCAACATGCACGTTCACGATCTTAAGAACTACTGGGATGTGCCCAAGGGTTTCTCGCACGACTTTACCCACCACGTCCACTCCCTCCGTTTTGGCCCTCAACTCCCCGACCACATCGCTCGCAAGGTCGGCCACAAGAACACGCTCTGGACCAACCACCACCAGAACCCTCTCGACGACACTAAGCAGGAGACCCACGACCCTAACTACAACTTCATGTACTTTGTCAAGATTGTGCCGACTTCGTATCTCCCTCTTGGCTGGGATAACAAGGGCATCAAGATCGCCGGTCTCCTGCAGGAAGACAACGCTGGTCTCGGAGCTTACGGTTATTCTGACGATGGCAGTGTCGAGACTCACCAGTACTCCGTGACAAGCCACAGACGAAGTCTGGCAGGTGGCAACGATGCTGCTGAGGGCCATGCAGAGCGCCAGCACACCAGCGGCGGTATTCCAGGTGTCTTCTTCTCCTAC GATATTTCGCCCATGAAGGTCGTCAACCGTGAGGAGAAGGCCAAGACTTTCAGTGGTTTCCTTGCTGGTCTTTGCGCCATTGTCGGTGGAACTCTgactgttgctgctgctgttgaccGAGGCTTGTTTGAAGGTGCGGCACGTCTCAAGAAGATGCGATCCAAGGATATGTAA
- a CDS encoding hypothetical protein (BUSCO:48657at5125), giving the protein MSTRPPSRVVFVGNIPYGLTEEQITDIFSSAGKVERFRLVYDSETGRPKGFGFADYPDTDSASSAVRNLNDYEIMGRKLRVDFSNEQKSSDDDKDPNTSGYNMHASNGAAPSYNAQPSTLPPLPSGKELPPGVTCTDAVSRTLQTLPPAQLLDILSQLKILAVNDPQRANELLQQSPQLAYSVFQAQLLMGLVSPEAIQSVVEPGAPPPASFPPAPMPGFPGVSNTPPVAAMPYQAPPQQYAAPAPAAAANAPPDQEALMRAVMELPQAQIDLLPEAERQQILALRATFGGQRR; this is encoded by the exons ATGTCTACAAGACCACCCTCCCGCGTTGTCTTTGTTGGCAACATTCCCTACGGTCTTACCGAGGAACAGATTACCGACATCTTCAGCAGCGCTGGCAAAGTCGAGCGTTTCCGCCTCGTCTATGATTCTGAGACTGGCCGTCCCAAGGGTTTTGGCTTTGCAGACTACCCCGATACAG ATTCTGCCTCTTCCGCCGTGCGCAACCTGAACGACTACGAGATCATGGGTCGGAAGCTTCGCGTCGATTTCAGCAATGAGCAAAAGAGCAGTGACGACGACAAGGACCCCAATACATCCGGATACAACATGCACGCCTCGAACGGTGCCGCTCCCAGCTACAACGCTCAGCCTAGCACGCTTCCTCCTCTGCCCTCTGGCAAAGAACTCCCGCCTGGCGTCACCTGCACCGATGCTGTTTCACGAACACTCCAAACCCTACCTCCCGCCCAGCTTCTAGATATCCTTTCGCAGCTTAAAATTCTTGCGGTCAACGATCCGCAGCGAGCTAACGAACTTCTTCAACAATCACCACAACTGGCATACTCTGTATTCCAGGCTCAGCTCCTCATGGGTCTCGTGTCGCCTGAGGCGATCCAGTCCGTGGTTGAGCCAGGAGCGCCGCCTCCTGCTTCTTTCCCTCCTGCCCCTATGCCTGGCTTCCCTGGTGTGAGTAACACTCCACCAGTGGCTGCCATGCCATACCAAGCACCCCCTCAACAATAcgctgctcctgctcctgctgcGGCTGCTAATGCCCCCCCAGATCAGGAAGCTTTGATGCGCGCTGTGATGGAGCTTCCTCAGGCTCAGATTGATTTGCTTCCCGAGGCAGAGAGGCAGCAGATCCTAGCTCTACGAGCTACTTTTGGTGGACAGAGGAGGTAA